A single window of Liolophura sinensis isolate JHLJ2023 chromosome 6, CUHK_Ljap_v2, whole genome shotgun sequence DNA harbors:
- the LOC135468558 gene encoding uncharacterized protein LOC135468558 isoform X2: MLQGDVPNSDKLNPPYNFQGMCSTDGDLPDKTPKAPGRSRKGKLYDPKPTVESEGTVSMDKQKVTTNRNSNHSLGASGKNGKQMSRSNQDFVTDVGQGVQTFMALGDVVNREHSPSTGKFIRQVLVEDGPHGKRYLYQFDQSNMQYYEVEDVSSSSVMPRLAEKVEKVAERGFQELFGCLKIVFICVVLFTVELMKFLFRTVLGPILSGFISAVGDHLLKPVFAGLFNSLLHPTFALLWNILASLHNALGPLLQITREMVSQLALLFAACRLVQITTVSDKRAEHSQTIQNV; this comes from the exons ATGTTGCAAGGTGATGTCCCAAACTCCGACAAGTTAAACCCTCCGTACAATTTCCAAGGAATGTGCAGTACAG ATGGCGATCTTCCTGATAAAACCCCAAAGGCACCCGGTAGATCCCGTAAAGGAAAGCTGTATGACCCCAAACCCACAGTCGAATCCGAGG GGACTGTTTCCATGGACAAGCAGAAGGTAACAACAAACAGGAACTCGAACCATTCCCTTGGTGCCTCTGGGAAGAATGGCAAACAG ATGTCCCGAAGCAATCAGGACTTTGTTACAGATGTGGGCCAAGGTGTACAAACCTTCATGGCCCTCGGTGATGTTGTCAACCGAGAACACTCCCCATCAACCGGCAAGTTCATTAGACAAGTGCTGGTCGAGGACGGCCCGCACGGTAAAAG GTACTTGTATCAATTTGACCAGAGCAATATGCAATATTACGAGGTTGAAGATGTCAGTTCCAGCTCAGTGATGCCACGGTTGGCAGAAAA GGTTGAGAAAGTGGCAGAGCGCGGTTTCCAGGAGCTCTTCGGTTGCCTGAAGATAGTGTTCATATGTGTGGTGCTTTTTACCGTGGAACTTATGAAGTTTTTGTTCCGAACTGTACTGGGTCCTATATTGTCAGGGTTTATCAGCGCTGTGGGAGATCACCTGTTAAAACCGGTGTTTGCGGGGCTCTTTAACTCCTTGCTGCATCCAACTTTTGCTCTTTTGTGGAATATCCTAGCAAGCCTGCACAACGCCTTAGGTCCACTGCTTCAAATCACCAGAGAAATGGTTAGCCAACTGGCCTTGCTATTTGCGGCTTGTCGCTTGGTACAGATAACGACAGTGTCAGACAAGAGAGCCGAGCACTCACAGACAATACAGAATGTTTAG
- the LOC135468558 gene encoding uncharacterized protein LOC135468558 isoform X1: MLQGDVPNSDKLNPPYNFQGMCSTDGDLPDKTPKAPGRSRKGKLYDPKPTVESEEINLWGNSDEEERVLQQVREKFTQSKHAVPVHRSPVQATPVKQESAQSAGNSHGDPNRNPGTVSMDKQKVTTNRNSNHSLGASGKNGKQMSRSNQDFVTDVGQGVQTFMALGDVVNREHSPSTGKFIRQVLVEDGPHGKRYLYQFDQSNMQYYEVEDVSSSSVMPRLAEKVEKVAERGFQELFGCLKIVFICVVLFTVELMKFLFRTVLGPILSGFISAVGDHLLKPVFAGLFNSLLHPTFALLWNILASLHNALGPLLQITREMVSQLALLFAACRLVQITTVSDKRAEHSQTIQNV, translated from the exons ATGTTGCAAGGTGATGTCCCAAACTCCGACAAGTTAAACCCTCCGTACAATTTCCAAGGAATGTGCAGTACAG ATGGCGATCTTCCTGATAAAACCCCAAAGGCACCCGGTAGATCCCGTAAAGGAAAGCTGTATGACCCCAAACCCACAGTCGAATCCGAGG AGATCAATCTTTGGGGCAACTCTGACGAAGAAGAACGCGTTCTTCAACAAGTGCGAGAGAAATTTACTCAGTCTAAGCACGCTGTGCCAGTACATCGGAGCCCTGTGCAGGCTACACCTGTCAAACAGGAGTCTGCTCAGTCTGCCGGCAACTCTCATGGCGACCCGAACCGTAACCCTG GGACTGTTTCCATGGACAAGCAGAAGGTAACAACAAACAGGAACTCGAACCATTCCCTTGGTGCCTCTGGGAAGAATGGCAAACAG ATGTCCCGAAGCAATCAGGACTTTGTTACAGATGTGGGCCAAGGTGTACAAACCTTCATGGCCCTCGGTGATGTTGTCAACCGAGAACACTCCCCATCAACCGGCAAGTTCATTAGACAAGTGCTGGTCGAGGACGGCCCGCACGGTAAAAG GTACTTGTATCAATTTGACCAGAGCAATATGCAATATTACGAGGTTGAAGATGTCAGTTCCAGCTCAGTGATGCCACGGTTGGCAGAAAA GGTTGAGAAAGTGGCAGAGCGCGGTTTCCAGGAGCTCTTCGGTTGCCTGAAGATAGTGTTCATATGTGTGGTGCTTTTTACCGTGGAACTTATGAAGTTTTTGTTCCGAACTGTACTGGGTCCTATATTGTCAGGGTTTATCAGCGCTGTGGGAGATCACCTGTTAAAACCGGTGTTTGCGGGGCTCTTTAACTCCTTGCTGCATCCAACTTTTGCTCTTTTGTGGAATATCCTAGCAAGCCTGCACAACGCCTTAGGTCCACTGCTTCAAATCACCAGAGAAATGGTTAGCCAACTGGCCTTGCTATTTGCGGCTTGTCGCTTGGTACAGATAACGACAGTGTCAGACAAGAGAGCCGAGCACTCACAGACAATACAGAATGTTTAG